One Triticum dicoccoides isolate Atlit2015 ecotype Zavitan chromosome 4B, WEW_v2.0, whole genome shotgun sequence genomic window carries:
- the LOC119290988 gene encoding UDP-glucuronate 4-epimerase 3-like, protein MAPQLTGAPGSAAAAGGAAAVKPQFHHYHHHRLPPRHHHPPSLLSKLAFWSVCSLSLLLAFLLLAPSSAPAPRASPDSPRRSLHAHPDSAATWGGAAWEKKVRASARVRRPGGRGGLSVLVTGAAGFVGCHAAAALRRRGDGVLGLDNFNDYYDPALKRGRAALLARSGVYVVDGDIADAELLAKLFDVAPFTHVLHLAAQAGVRHALVDPMSYVRANVAGLVALLEAARAADPQPAIVWASSSSVYGLNSHVPFSEHDRTDRPASLYAATKKAGEEIAHVYNHIYGLSLTALRFFTVYGPWGRPDMAYFFFTRDILAGRPITVYESSGGGTHQTTISRDFTYIDDIVKGCIGALDTAGRSTGSGGKKRGPAPFRTYNLGNTSPVPVTQLVDLLEKMLKVKAVRRVVKMPRNGDVPYTHANISLAQRELGYRPSTDLQTGLKKFVRWYLEYYNPELAVKQKQHGSSNGKGSRGRNGSTSSAR, encoded by the coding sequence ATGGCGCCGCAGCTGACCGGCGCGcccggctcggcggcggcggcgggcggcgccgcgGCCGTCAAGCCGCAGTTccaccactaccaccaccaccGCCTGCCCCCGCGCCACCACCACCCGCCCTCGCTCCTCTCCAAGCTCGCCTTCTGGTCCGTCTGCTCCCTCTCGCTGCtcctcgccttcctcctcctcgccccctCCTCCGCCCCCGCCCCGCGCGCCTCCCCCGACTCGCCGCGCCGCTCCCTCCACGCCCACCCCGACTCCGCAGCCACCTGGGGCGGCGCCGCCTGGGAGAAGAAGGTGCGGGCCTCCGCGCGCGTCAGGCGCCCCGGCGGCCGCGGGGGGCTCTCCGTCCTCGTCACCGGCGCCGCGGGCTTCGTCGGCTgccacgccgccgccgcgctgcgccGCCGCGGCGACGGCGTCCTCGGCCTCGACAACTTCAACGACTACTACGACCCCGCCCTCAAGCGCGGCCGGGCCGCGCTGCTCGCGCGCTCGGGGGTCTACGTCGTTGACGGGGACATCGCCGACGCCGAGCTCCTCGCCAAGCTGTTCGACGTCGCGCCCTTCACGCACGTCCTGCACCTCGCGGCGCAGGCAGGCGTGCGCCACGCGCTCGTTGACCCCATGTCGTATGTGCGGGCGAACGTTGCTGGGCTCGTTGCGCTGCTTGAGGCGGCTCGCGCGGCCGACCCGCAGCCGGCGATCGTCTGGGCATCCTCGTCTTCAGTCTACGGGCTCAACTCCCATGTGCCTTTCTCCGAGCATGACAGGACGGACCGACCCGCGTCTCTCTATGCGGCCACCAAGAAGGCTGGTGAGGAGATCGCTCATGTCTACAACCACATCTATGGCCTCTCGCTCACCGCCCTCCGGTTTTTTACCGTATATGGGCCGTGGGGGCGCCCCGACATGGCATACTTCTTCTTCACCCGGGACATTCTTGCTGGTCGGCCAATCACGGTTTACGAGAGTTCCGGTGGAGGCACACACCAGACCACCATTTCCCGGGATTTCACCTACATTGATGATATTGTGAAAGGATGTATTGGGGCTTTGGATACAGCTGGGCGGAGCACAGGCAGCGGCGGCAAAAAGCGAGGGCCAGCGCCATTCAGGACATACAATTTGGGGAACACTTCTCCAGTGCCGGTGACACAGCTTGTGGATTTACTGGAGAAGATGCTCAAGGTGAAGGCCGTGAGGAGGGTTGTCAAGATGCCAAGGAACGGGGATGTGCCGTACACGCATGCTAACATCAGCCTTGCACAGCGGGAGCTTGGGTATCGGCCATCCACTGATCTCCAAACAGGGCTCAAGAAGTTTGTGCGGTGGTATCTTGAGTACTACAATCCTGAGTTGGCTGTGAAGCAGAAGCAGCATGGCAGTAGCAATGGCAAGGGTTCACGCGGTCGGAATGGCAGCACGAGCAGTGCAAGATGA